From Eremothecium sinecaudum strain ATCC 58844 chromosome III, complete sequence:
CTCAAAATGAAATCAGTCATGAGGCTAATGCCTCTAACGGTCATGCTTTGCTTCCAACTACAAATGTAGACCAGTCACCTACTTTACACGCTAGTGGTGAGGGTAAACATTTTCTCACAGGTTCAGTTGACGCATCGCCAGACGCAACTATTCATACTAAAGCATTAGACAATAACCATATTGTTGCTAGCATTGCACAAAATAAAGGCAAAAATGAGAGACGCCGCTGCCTATTAAGCAGTCCTGAACGTGAACCATTAGATAGCAAGGAATCAGGGAAAGATCCTGTGATATTTAAGGTTGGTAATACTCCGAATGATCATGCTTCAGCTTCAATGCATACAGAGAGCCCTTCTAAAACAAATAGCATTTACCCAATTAGGATTAACAGCATCGGTATATCCGAAAATAATGGTTCAACCAGCACCATTACCCACCAGCGCGAACTGGGTAATTTAAGTGGTAGTCCAGCGACAAAATCGACAAAGTTATCTTATGCTGGCCTAAACTCAGGGTCTAAGACACCCCAGTGGCAGACGCGCCGCTATACGGATAATAGCTCACCTGGTACAAAACACCTAGAGTTAGGACAAAATTCAAATGAAGACCTGGTTCTATTAGGGAATCGTGTAGATTCTGCTAGGTTTCAGAAATATGAGGTAGAAAATAAATCAGCTCAGGTTTCGGTTCAGGTTTCGCCTCATATTTATCATGCTGCCAATCATCGCCACTCTTCAAGCGCGGGCGTGAAAACGCCCTCCTCCGTCGATCGCAATGAACCTCATGAAATTCGAAGCGAAGATACTGACGATTATAACGGACCAGATTCTATTCTAAATGAAACGGTACATGAAACATCCCCATATAGATTGAGGGGCTCTGTTCGCAGCAGAAAGGCTGCAAAGGAAGCTAATCCAGAATTAATAGAAGTCGAAGACCTAACGACTGACAATTACATTTTGACACCTGCGAAAAGAACTACATAGGATTGAAGTTAAAGCATTAACATTGACAAGGTTGACATTTTAATTCAATATGCATGCGTGGTACCCCCTCCCCCTACATGAGCTAGCAAGCCCAGAGTAAGTTCAAGATATAACATAAAACGATGACGGAAATAGTAACTATATATccattatatatacaataTATTAGTAGTAGTTACGTAGTTCCTTAGGTATCGATACAATAGCATACAAAATGAAGTTATACTAACCCAACCCAAACCAAAATAACTTAACCAAATAACTACAGTCTAAGAatcttcttccaaattcACTAACGTTCTACCTTTACCGTAAATATCATCAATCAGCCATTGGGAGAAATTTGCTAAGGACTTCTTAGAAATAGAATAAACCAAATATGTGTAATAGCATCCTAATACAATCGGACTAATCCAGTAAAACAAATGCTGTAAAAACGTCCATTCTCTTGGTAATGTTTCGGAAGACATTTTGGTCACCATATAGTCATACAAAGCATGTCTGGACATATACGCGCTTGGATTGCTTTGGTATTCCAATTCAATGACAATGTACTGTAAAACAATCGTAATAAAGGTAGGGAAAAAATATCTCCGGAAGTAACCAACAATAATAAAGTAGAGGTGCTTTTTCTTCATTTCGATGTTTGAAAAGAATGCGTAGTAACCCGCACCAATAATAGAGGCTAGGCCTTCAATACCGATTAGCCCAAGCAATACCGCATAATTAGGCAATGGTAGCCGAGGTAATATCTTGACAGTAAATGAGGATAAATGGAGATCAACGTAGAATAGATTGGATACTTGGAACGAAGGGAAGTCTGCATACAATGAGTTGAAATCAGTAAAGCAAGAAATCCTATTGTGAATATAGTAGTCCCAAAATAGACCTACCGACATGATGTAATTGTATGAAATAGCCCTTGTTATTAGACGGAACATGTAAATGTGTAGTTTGTTTAAAAAGAAAGTTGCAATCATTGAAGTTAATAACATTTGGGTCAGGTTGTTAACCATTTGCCGTACGAAATTGCCAAATCTCCTCATGAGGGTGATAAAACTGACGTTATTTCTAACAGGAAGCTGTTCAATGATATGATCCTCTTCTCTATGCTCTTGAATCTCTTGTCCGAATTCTTCCATGGCATGCTCACCTTCCTCCTCTTCTCCTGTATTTTCTTTCTCTTCCTCATTGACTATGCGAGTCCTCCTTCTAGGTATTTCCATAATCTTGTGATAAATATAATCCACTACCCCACTATCAATTGCTATGCATGCGGCTATAAGTGCAACACAAATGCATGTGGGATTTAGGCCGTCATCTAGAAGATCATATGTATATGTAAGGTCAAGTCCGCTAGTTTGAGTTTTCCAGACGACCTGCGAGTAGGGCCATACTAACAGATGACCCACAAAATTAGCGGTTAATCCTATTCCAATGAAAAGTATTGATGCAAAAACCCAAATCATTACCAAAAGTAATGTATATCTGAGTTTAAATAGTGGCGGAACATACACCACCGTGTAGGAGTCGAAGTCAGTAATCTGTTTATCCAAATAACCAAATTCCCCAGAATTCTGCTGGCTTCTTTCTCTAATCCGTTTCAAGTCCAAAGGCTTTAGTAACTTATCATCCTTAGTTACAGGTACAAAAAGCATCTGAACATAGCTTCTGGAAACAATGTCATTGGCAGGAACACGCAGTAGACAGCCATCAGGAATAAAGTACGCATGAATAGATGGCAGTGTTTTAAACAATTCTTGTGCCTCATTCAGAGTTTTTGGTTTGCTAAACAATTCTGGATTTGACCATTGTGCTCTAGTTGGTGCAAGGTATCTGTAAAAAGCGTTACGGTAAACAATATAGCCTCTTTCCATCGGTATCGATTTACCCATGATGAATGACGACAATCGCAGTCTCCTGCAACAAATAGTAAAAACCTTTAACCAATATGCTCTAATATATGAGCGAAGCTTTTGTGAAGATTCCAGATTAGTTCCTGCAATGCCGGCTAGAGCAATTGTGAAAAAGCTTACTTTGTCCATTAAAGTATTGTAGACTGGGATCAAATTGTGCTTCAATAAAAATGGGAATAGCAATCTTGTATGAAATCCAAATCCACACAAAATAAAGATGGCGTAAATAACAACTGACATTATCAACCGCGACAACTGAATCCTCATAGGATGCAGCAAGCTATCATGCAATATTTTAATGTTTGGATCATCTGGTGATCTGATGAAGAATAATACGCCCGGTCTGATAATATGCTGTCTTATTGTGCCAATAAATATGGCAAACCAATACATATAAACGGTACCAATTGCCCAGTACAACATCAACATTCCCGGCAACCATGCATCAAGGATGAAAAACTTCCAAAAGTAGTGGTCCTTGCTAGTAGTGAAGGAAATCAGTAAAGAATAATTGATCATTAGTCCAGCTAATATTGGGAAGCCCGCTAGCTCGAACGTAAATAAAATGAATATCTTAATCGTGCATCTGACGGCAAAAAGTAATTGAAACAAGTTTCTCTTCCTTTCATCTGTCATCCCTGATTTCCTTCCATAACCTTTGCACAACACTTCAGTAGACAGACAAATTAAAGCTCCTCCTGTAATGTATGTAACTGCAGCAGGAAGGCCGCACATAATTATCGAAGACTTAGCCCACATTGTGTCCTCTATGTAGCCCTTGTAGTAAAACAAGAATTTTGAGTCGAATGTACGCTGGACGGCGGATACCATCAACTGAATTTTAGGATGCTGCGCATGTTCCAACAATGAAAAGGGTAATCTCGATGTCACAAATTTAGCAGACGTAGTAAATATTGCCAATGCGAATTTGCATATATTAATGTAGACAAAAAGTAGGGACCATCCAACAATCGTGGGAATGAAATATGACAGAAACAAATATGCTCCAATAAACACCGCAGTAATGAAAAAGTAGATGAACAGGTTACCCATATTCAACCTGATATTTAGTAGATGGAAAGCAGGATCGTCTCTTTGGTCACGACCATTCAAGTTGACATTAACTCTCTCAACTATTGGAGCGTTTCCAAAATTTTCACCCTGTTCGCCAATACCCCCTCCCTCTCTTGGGAGTTCATTATTTAACAGTCCTTCTAGTTCCCTTAAAGCTTCACGATAACgcaattcgccggcaaCGCCATTGTCTCTATCAAGTGCATCATCTAGCTCATCACTGTCTCTATCCTCCAAGTTAGGTAGCTGACCATTTCCAGTAATATTTAGCTCCTCCAGCTCGACAGCTTGTATACTTGTTCCTTCCTCAGGTAATTCATCCTGTCCATACTCAATGGGATTGTTACCCTCGGCTCCAGTTTCTCTCGCAAGTCTTTGCTCTTGGAAAGCAGCTTGACGCTTTGGTAGTTCCATTAAAGCCTCTATTTTTTGCACCACCTCCTCATTTATCGCCGGAAATCTGTCCCGGATGCGCTTTCTTAACCGCTCCAGCTCAGAGCACCTGGGTCCAATCTTGTGTAAAACCATCTGTGAAAATATCTCCTCTCTGGCAATCATATCGTATAAGAAGTACAACGCCAAATGCAGCGTGACAACCATAATAATTTGTAAAAGCGAGAACCTATAGTTGAGACCCAACTGGTAAAGCAGTGTTGGCCACCTATTCCATCCCTCCACATCTTTCATGTTAGTATAGAACCCATATATGAAATTAAACGTCCAGGGTTGGTCTGGATATGGCACATCGAAATTATGAAGCATTAAAGAGTAAAACTTTCCCCACATATTCCACACCATAGGTAAACCAAACCCAAAAACTATTACCAGGGTCGTAATGAACAGTACTGTCTTAGCACTAACATATACCCACGAGAGGTACCTGGTAATAGCCGGTAATATTGGAATCCCTTTCGGCATGTTTTCATCATATATGGTCTTCAACTGGAACGGAAAGTGACAAATATCACACTTTACAGTAGTACCAGGCCTTGAAACATCAATATTTTTAGAACCTATCCATTCAAATAAACACTGTTCATGAACATATTTGATAGAACCCTTACACTGACATGGATGGAATAGTTCGTTATCTTCTGAACTTTCCATTCTACATATACGGCAAGTAGGTCGTACATGTTCACTTTGTTCAGTCTGATCCATTTTTGTAAATTAAATTCAAGTAGCAAATAAATAAAATGGGTTTAAATTGAAACAGGTTTTAAATACTTTGTTGTTCTATGGTATTTGTGTTTTAGCTTTAGTTTGTGAGTTAATGCAATCTGAGTGGTATTAAAAACGGTGATCGATTATTAGTAGTAAAAACCTTTTTACCAGAAAAATACAATGTCTATGGTCAGGGGTGGTAGCGAGTAGTCGTgatataaaaaaatacaacAGATTACTAAGTAAGCCAAAAAGAAAGTCCCGTCCTGCTATGAACGGGAGTGAACATCGGGATACGGTGATGCAAGAAATAACATATAGGGCTAGCTGGGCTGGTCTGCGTGGTCTGATGTTCAGGCCAGAGATGAGCTTCGATGGGTTGGGTGGCTGCAGACCAGCGTAGAACGACGCTGTTTGTCCGTCATGTGACCGTGGTTCGGGTTGCGGTCGGATACTCGGGCTTATAGAGGTGACTTAGGCCAGCGTGCTGGGCAACTGTCACGTGACAGGAGTGCTACCGCGGGGCTAATCAGGGACGCCCTTTGAAAAGAAACGCGAAATCTGCCAGTCACGTTGTGGGAATTCTACTGATTGACATCTCGTCGATCCCGCCAAGAGTTCTCGAGGAACAGACTTAAGGGGAAAGGCACACAGACGCATTGAACCCGACCGCTATGATAAAATGAGCAATAACATATCATTAATTAAAATGTTTACATACCTTATCAAGGCAGCTGCAACACTTATATAAATCGTCTAAGAACACGATAACCACTAGTTGATGCATCACAATATACTGAAGGATCAATTTGGTGGGGTTGATTTGAAAGTTGGCTCCAATACACTTAGACATCATTCGTTGCACAATTGCGGGGAGTCGCCTGAATAAAGACCATTTTCCTACCTATATCAAAGAAAACGGATTCTAGCGCTCTAAAGTGTTAAGCCTGTATCAACCAGGGAACGTAATAAAATACAATGCATCGTTCTCATAATCAGTCGTAAAAAATAActgtatatataatatgGCCCGCGTGCTCCTTCAAGAAACAGTTGGGCGGCGGTTAAGGAACATCGAATGAATATTAAGCCAAGTACATTTCGCGTCAAAACTAACCACAAGCACAAATTATGAAGCGCTTCTCATTACTCGGCGCTATAAAAAACTCCAGTTATAACTTAGCGACGAGTCTGACTCTCAATGTCAGTAGAGGACTTCTTGCCTTCAG
This genomic window contains:
- the SSM4 gene encoding E3 ubiquitin-protein ligase SSM4 (Syntenic homolog of Ashbya gossypii ADL090W; Syntenic homolog of Saccharomyces cerevisiae YIL030C (SSM4)) codes for the protein MDQTEQSEHVRPTCRICRMESSEDNELFHPCQCKGSIKYVHEQCLFEWIGSKNIDVSRPGTTVKCDICHFPFQLKTIYDENMPKGIPILPAITRYLSWVYVSAKTVLFITTLVIVFGFGLPMVWNMWGKFYSLMLHNFDVPYPDQPWTFNFIYGFYTNMKDVEGWNRWPTLLYQLGLNYRFSLLQIIMVVTLHLALYFLYDMIAREEIFSQMVLHKIGPRCSELERLRKRIRDRFPAINEEVVQKIEALMELPKRQAAFQEQRLARETGAEGNNPIEYGQDELPEEGTSIQAVELEELNITGNGQLPNLEDRDSDELDDALDRDNGVAGELRYREALRELEGLLNNELPREGGGIGEQGENFGNAPIVERVNVNLNGRDQRDDPAFHLLNIRLNMGNLFIYFFITAVFIGAYLFLSYFIPTIVGWSLLFVYINICKFALAIFTTSAKFVTSRLPFSLLEHAQHPKIQLMVSAVQRTFDSKFLFYYKGYIEDTMWAKSSIIMCGLPAAVTYITGGALICLSTEVLCKGYGRKSGMTDERKRNLFQLLFAVRCTIKIFILFTFELAGFPILAGLMINYSLLISFTTSKDHYFWKFFILDAWLPGMLMLYWAIGTVYMYWFAIFIGTIRQHIIRPGVLFFIRSPDDPNIKILHDSLLHPMRIQLSRLIMSVVIYAIFILCGFGFHTRLLFPFLLKHNLIPVYNTLMDKVSFFTIALAGIAGTNLESSQKLRSYIRAYWLKVFTICCRRLRLSSFIMGKSIPMERGYIVYRNAFYRYLAPTRAQWSNPELFSKPKTLNEAQELFKTLPSIHAYFIPDGCLLRVPANDIVSRSYVQMLFVPVTKDDKLLKPLDLKRIRERSQQNSGEFGYLDKQITDFDSYTVVYVPPLFKLRYTLLLVMIWVFASILFIGIGLTANFVGHLLVWPYSQVVWKTQTSGLDLTYTYDLLDDGLNPTCICVALIAACIAIDSGVVDYIYHKIMEIPRRRTRIVNEEEKENTGEEEEGEHAMEEFGQEIQEHREEDHIIEQLPVRNNVSFITLMRRFGNFVRQMVNNLTQMLLTSMIATFFLNKLHIYMFRLITRAISYNYIMSVGLFWDYYIHNRISCFTDFNSLYADFPSFQVSNLFYVDLHLSSFTVKILPRLPLPNYAVLLGLIGIEGLASIIGAGYYAFFSNIEMKKKHLYFIIVGYFRRYFFPTFITIVLQYIVIELEYQSNPSAYMSRHALYDYMVTKMSSETLPREWTFLQHLFYWISPIVLGCYYTYLVYSISKKSLANFSQWLIDDIYGKGRTLVNLEEDS